The following are from one region of the Candidatus Poribacteria bacterium genome:
- a CDS encoding LamG domain-containing protein produces MRVRYFGVSVLAALLLCGSAQADLPKDIVLYINFDEGKGDKLVDHSIYGHTLDRVAGKEKWVAGKYAGAMEFDGATAFQTKKSDILAKFDSTISVGAWVKPIALTGWTNIVEMDGPANAAWKVGFNNALLVFTTYRVKDHNGATNLALDKWQHVAYTYDGKSAKMYIDGKLDKDEPGAGTIKTADAGTPTLDVGWRSGSKASYLSGILDDLWISNVVKSEKEINTLMGGINLAVDAQGKTSTTWGAIKA; encoded by the coding sequence ATGCGTGTGAGGTATTTCGGTGTGAGTGTGCTGGCGGCGCTGCTCTTGTGCGGTAGCGCACAGGCGGACCTGCCCAAAGACATCGTCCTCTACATCAACTTCGATGAGGGAAAGGGCGACAAGCTGGTCGATCACAGCATCTACGGCCACACCCTCGATCGCGTGGCCGGCAAAGAGAAATGGGTCGCCGGCAAGTACGCGGGAGCGATGGAGTTCGATGGCGCGACGGCGTTCCAGACGAAGAAGTCCGACATCCTGGCGAAGTTCGATTCGACCATCAGCGTCGGCGCCTGGGTCAAGCCGATCGCGCTGACCGGCTGGACCAACATCGTCGAGATGGATGGGCCCGCGAACGCGGCGTGGAAGGTCGGGTTCAACAACGCCCTCCTGGTCTTCACAACCTACCGCGTCAAGGACCACAACGGCGCGACGAATCTGGCGCTCGATAAGTGGCAGCACGTCGCCTACACGTACGACGGCAAGAGCGCCAAGATGTACATCGACGGCAAGCTCGACAAGGACGAGCCCGGCGCCGGAACGATCAAGACGGCGGACGCCGGAACGCCGACGCTGGATGTCGGTTGGCGCAGCGGGTCCAAGGCATCGTACCTCAGCGGAATCTTGGATGACCTGTGGATCTCCAACGTCGTGAAGAGCGAGAAGGAGATCAACACACTGATGGGCGGCATCAACCTCGCCGTCGATGCGCAGGGAAAGACATCGACGACCTGGGGCGCGATAAAGGCA